The Cellvibrio zantedeschiae genomic sequence CAATACTTTGTAAAGCGTTCACTCGAATCTGTCTTGTGATTAATTCCATTCTTTCTTTTTTTGCTTGAGTTGCTTGGGATGAATGTCTTCGATAATTTAACAGGGGCTCCGGTATGTTGTTGAATTTATATTTTTTAATTGCTCTAGAGAAAAAGTCATAATCTTCTGCTAAGTTGAACTCTTCTCTATAAGGAAAATCGTCAAACACCTCTCTTCTCGCCATGATAGTTGGATGACAAATAGTGTTTTGAAAAAGAAGCGATGCTTCGAGTGCTTGGTGAGACGTTGGCCATCGGGTTATTCGAGGCGCTCCTTGGCCAAACTCTTTAAACCAAGTCCCGCATAAGTCAACGTTATTTTCTGATAGAAATTTGACTTGCCTTTCCAGCCTTTGAGGGTGCGCTACGTCGTCTGCATCCATCCTTGCGATAAATTTTCCTTGAGCTTCAGCTATTGAACGATTCAATGAATAAACAATTCCGTTATTACACGGTTCGTTTATTATTTTGATGCTGGCGCTTTTCAGTGTGATGGTTTTTATTATTTTGAGGCTGTCGTCTTGTGATCCGTCGTTGAACACGAGTATTTCAAAATTATTGTAAGTTTGTTCAAGTATGCTATTAATGGATTTAGCAATCCATTTTTCGGCATTGAAACAAGGGATAATCACTGAAATTAGGGGGGGGGTACGCATTTTCGAGTTATTCGCTTAAGAGTTTTTTGAGATTTCGATCTATTTCATCCATTACTTGTTGATCTAGGGTTTGGTCAAACTTTCTGGCAAATAATTTTTCTGTTGATGCGCTGCTTATTTCAGCTATATCTTTTATCAAGAACGTTTTCGGTGATAAATCATTAGCTTTGTCCCAGCTTAGATAAACTATTTTGGGCTTTATAGCGGTTGTGTTATTTTCACATATGTTCACTAAGGCTGTTTGAAAAAACAATTCATCAGGAATTAAGGCATCTTTAAAAAAATTGCTGAAATTTGGATTTTTTTCAACAAAAGAAATGATCTTTTTCAGCGATATAGTGCGTAGTGCCCACCATTGAGAGCCGCCAAAAAAATC encodes the following:
- a CDS encoding glycosyltransferase family 2 protein, which produces MRTPPLISVIIPCFNAEKWIAKSINSILEQTYNNFEILVFNDGSQDDSLKIIKTITLKSASIKIINEPCNNGIVYSLNRSIAEAQGKFIARMDADDVAHPQRLERQVKFLSENNVDLCGTWFKEFGQGAPRITRWPTSHQALEASLLFQNTICHPTIMARREVFDDFPYREEFNLAEDYDFFSRAIKKYKFNNIPEPLLNYRRHSSQATQAKKERMELITRQIRVNALQSIGVFPTEQQALVHNTIRAPQSICTLRELELIEEWLTFLLCEKKSSEFNSIVASQWIRACIRAAPLGGEMRKKYFSSHLLTWIKPSSLMNFDVFALSVLKLNYNSEAFKILRRMGLSA